In Uranotaenia lowii strain MFRU-FL chromosome 2, ASM2978415v1, whole genome shotgun sequence, one genomic interval encodes:
- the LOC129744380 gene encoding uncharacterized protein LOC129744380 — protein sequence MDQPFHHTSEDPLIRKRFSESILDILRPMTEAELPLLSRADAISDYSTLSDPFSDLDESYILLDQREKKAGDDEGDEMLLNQFTPEFKMIYEEMVASKKEEQTQEEVPPCEPEPVDSSETKPTEGKRHSAGDAEAMLLREPGEFSPQFKCFLEDMLQKCELKYHQEEKKKRDALKKKERRVRRAASDESLGATGPPEHDSLSGVWRMLDAVSVDNGFPISNNFYNLYDDRRFAWLTRDEVPWDQMEASRRKCEQWLKMTPSRPESKH from the exons ATGGATCAACCATTCCATCACACCAGTGAAGATCCACTTATCCGGAAGCGCTTTTCGGAAAGTATTTTGGACATCCTGCGACCGATGACGGAAGCGGAATTGCCGTTGCTATCCCGGGCGGATGCCATTTCCGACTACAGCACCCTGTCGGATCCGTTTTCGGATCTGGATGAGTCGTACATTTTGTTGGATCAGCGGGAAAAG AAAGCCGGTGACGATGAGGGAGACGAGATGTTGTTGAATCAGTTTACCCCTGAGTTTAAGATGATTTATGAAGAAATGGTGGCATCCAAAAAGGAAGAACAGACACAAGAAGAGGTACCTCCCTGTGAACCGGAACCAGTTGATAGTTCCGAAACGAAACCAACCGAGGGAAAGCGACATTCTGCTGGTGATGCAGAAGCGATGCTTTTGAGGGAACCCGGAGAGTTTAGTCCACAGTTTAAATGCTTTTTGGAGGATATGCTGCAAAAATGTGAACTCAAGTATCACcaggaggagaagaaaaagaGG GACGCCCTCAAGAAAAAGGAACGCCGAGTGCGCCGCGCAGCGTCCGACGAATCCCTTGGAGCAACGGGGCCACCAGAACACGATTCACTGTCCGGCGTTTGGCGCATGCTGGACGCCGTTTCGGTCGACAACGGTTTTCCCATTTCAAACAACTTCTACAACCTGTACGACGATCGACGCTTCGCATGGCTGACCCGCGACGAGGTACCCTGGGATCAAATGGAGGCGTCCCGACGCAAGTGTGAACAGTGGCTCAAAATGACGCCCTCTCGACCGGAAAGCAAACATTGA
- the LOC129744378 gene encoding caspase-like — MEENVANLPMSDEFDIRGFGRVFKGSPKKSDRLISRPALDEYYDTSNRRRGIALVFCQMNFETMAKRQGTDKDREDICEELNELDFDVRVFDDLNRKKLLDTLKDVSKEDHTDNDCLVVVVMTHGEQGVLYASDSKYNVDSLWKNFVGDACPSLIGKPKLIFIQACRGEQFDDGVSFKAAPASNVVKDFVDSRNEPVVYAIPAMADLLVMYSTYEGYYSWRNPRQGSWFIQSLCRELTEHGKQRDLLTLLTGVIRRTAFEYQSFVPHDERMDCKKQIPCMVSMLTKTFYFTKKTRSKVVTAID; from the exons ATGGAGGAAAACGTAGCTAATCTGCCGATGAGCGACGAATTCGACATTCGTGGCTTCGGGAGAGT ATTCAAAGGCTCACCGAAAAAAAGTGATCGCTTGATATCGCGACCCGCATTGGATGAATACTATGACACCTCAAATCGGCGTCGTGGGATTGCTCTGGTGTTCTgtcaaatgaattttgaaacgaTGGCAAAAAGACAAGGCACGGACAAAGACAGGGAGGATATTTGCGAGGAGCTGAATGAATTGGATTTTGATGTCCGAGTTTTCGACGATCTCAACAGGAAGAAGTTGCTAGATACCCTGAAGGATGTTTCGAAGGAGGATCATACGGACAACGATTGCCTCGTTGTGGTTGTAATGACGCATGGCGAGCAAGGAGTTTTGTACGCTAGTGATAGCAAGTACAATGTTGATTCTCTGTGGAAAAACTTTGTTGGTGACGCATGCCCTTCGTTGATTGGAAAACCGAAGCTCATTTTCATTCAAGCCTGTAGAGGTGAGCAGTTTGATGACGGAGTGTCGTTCAAAGCAGCACCGGCTTCTAATGTTGTCAAAGATTTTGTGGATTCTCGGAACGAACCCGTGGTTTACGCCATTCCAGCAATGGCTGATCTGCTGGTGATGTATTCCACCTACGAGGGATACTATTCGTGGAGAAATCCTCGCCAAGGTTCATGGTTTATTCAATCCCTGTGCAGGGAGCTTACCGAACATGGAAAGCAGCGTGATTTGTTGACGCTTTTGACGGGTGTCATACGAAGAACGGCCTTCGAGTATCAATCGTTTGTGCCGCATGACGAGAGAATGGACTGTAAGAAGCAGATTCCCTGTATGGTGTCTATGTTGaccaaaactttttattttaccaaGAAAACCCGAAGTAAGGTAGTAACGGCAATTGATTAG